One genomic window of Deinococcus aetherius includes the following:
- a CDS encoding WGxxGxxG family protein: MNSRIQKIALTLALVSLPVTATAQTDATPNVENNAVTTPAESDNVPGNEGGVLTDPDRIENNATTTPAENDGIPGNEDDTVAGNAVVVRAEEDNRFPWGLLGLIGLAGLAGRSGGARREVKLGGPVDGARH; encoded by the coding sequence ATGAATTCCAGAATCCAGAAGATCGCTCTCACCCTGGCCCTGGTCTCCCTGCCGGTGACGGCAACCGCTCAGACGGACGCGACCCCCAACGTCGAGAACAACGCCGTCACCACGCCAGCGGAGAGTGACAACGTCCCCGGCAACGAGGGTGGGGTGTTGACCGATCCCGACCGCATCGAGAACAACGCGACCACCACGCCGGCCGAGAACGACGGCATCCCGGGGAATGAAGACGACACCGTGGCGGGGAACGCCGTTGTCGTTAGGGCCGAGGAGGACAACCGTTTCCCCTGGGGACTGCTCGGCCTGATCGGTCTGGCGGGTCTGGCGGGCCGCAGCGGTGGTGCGCGGCGGGAGGTCAAGCTGGGCGGGCCGGTGGACGGCGCACGCCATTGA